In Denitratisoma sp. DHT3, one DNA window encodes the following:
- the ompR gene encoding two-component system response regulator OmpR gives MSERTDKILIVDDDLRLRQLLERYLRDQGFTVRAVENGVAMDRALTREHYDLLVLDLMLPGEDGLAICRRLRGGGDPIAIIMLTAKGEEVDRIVGLELGADDYLAKPFNPRELVARIHAVLRRRVVPIPGAPAEAPEEVSFGDCVLDLGRRTLSRDGETQVLTTGEFALLKVFATHPRQPLSRDRLSELARGREYEVFDRAIDVQVSRLRKLVEINPAAPRHIQTVRGFGYVFVPD, from the coding sequence ATGAGTGAACGTACCGACAAGATATTGATCGTCGATGACGACCTGCGCCTGCGCCAGTTGCTGGAACGCTATCTGCGCGATCAGGGTTTCACCGTCCGGGCCGTGGAAAACGGCGTGGCCATGGACCGCGCCCTGACGCGGGAACATTACGATCTGCTGGTGCTCGACCTGATGCTGCCGGGGGAGGATGGCCTGGCCATCTGCCGCCGTCTGCGCGGGGGCGGCGACCCGATCGCCATCATCATGCTGACCGCCAAGGGCGAGGAAGTGGACCGCATCGTCGGCCTCGAACTGGGCGCCGACGACTACCTGGCCAAGCCCTTCAATCCGCGGGAACTGGTGGCCCGCATCCATGCGGTGCTGCGGCGCCGGGTGGTTCCCATCCCCGGCGCGCCGGCGGAAGCCCCCGAGGAAGTGAGCTTCGGCGACTGCGTGCTGGACCTGGGACGCCGCACCCTCAGCCGTGACGGCGAGACCCAGGTGCTGACGACCGGGGAATTCGCCCTGCTCAAGGTGTTCGCCACGCATCCGCGCCAGCCCCTTTCCCGCGACAGGCTGTCCGAACTGGCGCGGGGCCGTGAATACGAGGTCTTCGACCGGGCCATCGACGTGCAGGTGTCGCGCCTGCGCAAGCTGGTGGAGATCAATCCGGCGGCGCCGCGCCACATCCAGACCGTGAGGGGGTTCGGCTACGTCTTTGTGCCGGACTGA
- the hypB gene encoding hydrogenase nickel incorporation protein HypB gives MCTTCGCGGEGATIDGHDGHAHDHGGNPYQPGARRRTQGTGQEGSAGSRRVLVEQAILAKNDALARINRERLAAKGVFALNLVSSPGSGKTTLLVKTIEALRGRLPVAVVEGDQQTSQDAERIRAAGAPAVQINTGKGCHLDALMVGRALERLPLETGGLLMIENVGNLVCPAAFDLGEAHKVVVLSVTEGEDKPLKYPDMFRAASLMLLNKCDLLPHLDFDVEQAVAYARRVNPELRVMRVSARSGEGMADWLAWLEAEAAARRDPGHP, from the coding sequence ATGTGCACGACCTGCGGATGCGGTGGCGAGGGTGCCACCATCGATGGACACGATGGACACGCCCATGATCATGGGGGCAATCCCTATCAACCCGGTGCCCGCCGTCGCACTCAAGGCACAGGACAGGAAGGCTCGGCCGGATCGCGGCGGGTGCTGGTGGAGCAGGCCATCCTGGCCAAGAACGACGCGCTGGCCCGGATCAACCGGGAGCGGCTGGCGGCGAAGGGCGTCTTCGCACTCAACCTGGTCTCCAGCCCCGGCTCCGGCAAGACCACGCTGCTGGTGAAGACCATCGAGGCGCTGCGCGGCCGCCTGCCGGTGGCCGTGGTGGAAGGCGATCAGCAAACCAGCCAGGATGCCGAGCGAATCCGCGCCGCCGGGGCGCCGGCGGTGCAGATCAATACCGGCAAGGGCTGCCACCTGGACGCGCTGATGGTGGGCCGCGCCCTGGAACGGCTGCCGCTGGAGACGGGGGGGCTGCTGATGATCGAGAACGTCGGGAATCTGGTCTGTCCGGCGGCTTTCGACCTGGGCGAGGCGCACAAGGTGGTGGTGCTCTCCGTCACCGAGGGCGAGGACAAACCACTCAAGTACCCCGACATGTTCCGCGCCGCCTCCCTGATGCTGCTGAACAAGTGCGATCTGTTGCCGCACCTGGACTTCGACGTGGAGCAGGCCGTCGCCTATGCCCGCCGCGTCAACCCTGAACTGCGCGTGATGCGGGTTTCGGCGCGCAGCGGCGAGGGAATGGCGGACTGGCTGGCATGGCTGGAAGCGGAGGCGGCCGCCCGGCGCGATCCCGGCCACCCATGA
- a CDS encoding ATP-binding protein has translation MLRTLLARLFVLLALTMTLSALAWAAIFAYSERGPRTRHFTQLLTSVANLTRAALVAADPAQRHELLNELSRQEGIRVYVAEGDEPVPDRPTDPFLADIEAQLRQTLGPRTRLQMERQGEQAIFLRISIEGDDYWIALPRERFARSHAPQWIGWGLLAAVIAMIGAGIFVSRLTRPLRDIANAARELGAGRHPPPLPATGPEELTAVAQAFNQMNADLARLEQDRSLVLAGVSHDLRTPLTRLRLGLELGVQDREQREAMSADIDEMDSTIGQFLDFARSDGGESPLATDLADLLEQVAAPYRRRGVNLESRIEPMPPLPPLSLRPQALRRAVANLIDNALRHGGGSGDPVELRLKREGNWLLIEVGDRGPGIPAEEVEWLKRPFTRREAARSNAGGAGLGLAIVERVANQHGGSLELLPREGGGLTARVRIPGP, from the coding sequence ATGCTGCGCACTCTGCTGGCCCGGCTGTTCGTCCTGCTGGCGCTGACCATGACGCTCTCGGCCCTGGCCTGGGCGGCGATCTTCGCCTACTCCGAGCGCGGCCCGCGCACGCGGCACTTCACCCAGTTGCTGACCAGCGTGGCCAACCTGACCCGGGCCGCCCTGGTGGCCGCGGACCCCGCGCAACGCCACGAACTGCTGAACGAGCTTTCCCGCCAGGAGGGCATCCGCGTCTATGTGGCGGAAGGCGACGAGCCCGTCCCCGACCGGCCGACGGACCCCTTTCTGGCCGACATCGAGGCGCAATTGCGGCAGACCCTCGGCCCCCGCACCCGCCTGCAGATGGAACGGCAGGGGGAACAGGCGATCTTTCTGCGCATCTCGATCGAGGGCGATGACTACTGGATCGCCCTGCCCCGCGAACGCTTCGCCCGCTCGCACGCTCCCCAGTGGATCGGCTGGGGGCTCCTGGCGGCCGTCATCGCCATGATCGGGGCGGGGATTTTCGTCTCGCGCCTGACCCGCCCGCTGCGCGACATCGCCAATGCCGCGCGCGAACTCGGCGCCGGCCGCCATCCGCCCCCCTTGCCGGCCACCGGTCCCGAAGAGCTGACCGCCGTGGCCCAGGCCTTCAACCAGATGAACGCCGACCTGGCGCGCCTGGAGCAGGACCGCAGCCTGGTACTGGCCGGCGTGTCCCACGATCTGCGCACGCCCCTGACCCGGCTGCGTCTGGGCCTGGAATTGGGCGTGCAGGACCGGGAGCAGCGGGAGGCCATGAGCGCCGACATCGACGAGATGGACAGCACCATCGGCCAGTTTCTCGATTTCGCCCGTTCCGACGGCGGCGAATCCCCGCTGGCGACCGATCTCGCCGATCTCCTGGAGCAGGTGGCGGCGCCCTACCGCCGCCGCGGCGTCAATCTCGAATCCCGCATCGAGCCGATGCCGCCGCTGCCGCCCCTGTCCCTACGGCCGCAGGCCCTGCGCCGCGCCGTCGCCAATCTGATCGACAATGCGCTGCGCCACGGCGGCGGTTCCGGCGACCCCGTCGAACTGCGCCTGAAGCGCGAGGGGAACTGGCTGCTGATCGAAGTCGGCGATCGTGGTCCGGGCATTCCGGCGGAAGAGGTGGAATGGCTCAAGCGCCCCTTCACGCGGCGCGAAGCCGCCCGCAGCAACGCCGGCGGCGCCGGCCTCGGCCTGGCCATCGTCGAGCGGGTCGCCAACCAGCACGGCGGCAGCCTGGAGCTGCTGCCCCGGGAAGGCGGCGGCCTCACCGCCCGTGTTAGGATTCCCGGACCATGA
- the thrC gene encoding threonine synthase: MRYISTRGQAPAESFCDILLGGLAPDGGLYLPESYPRVTAEELSRWRGLSYADLAYEVLSKFITDIPAADLKALVAKTYTAATYCYARPGRDAADITPLTTLEPGFSLLELSNGPTLAFKDMAMQLLGNLFEYVLDKRGETINILGATSGDTGSAAEYAMHGKHGVRVFMLSPDGKMSAFQRAQMYSLQDGNIHNIAVRGMFDDAQDIVKAVSNDAAFKARYKIGAVNSINWARVAAQIVYYFKGYFEATRSNDEQVAFCVPSGNFGNICAGHVARQMGLPIARLVLATNENDVLDEFFRTGVYRPRKTAETHVTSSPSMDISKASNFERFVFDLVGRDPAVVRELWAQVDGGGAFDLRGTPHWARLPAFHFASGSSSHADRLATIRSVWEKYGVMIDTHTADGVKVALAHREAGVPMVVLETAQAVKFAETIREALGRDPLRPAALEGLEKLPQRVEVMDADTGAIKDFIVRHC, encoded by the coding sequence CCGCGTCACGGCGGAGGAGCTGAGCCGCTGGCGCGGCCTGTCGTATGCCGACCTGGCCTACGAGGTGCTGTCCAAGTTCATCACCGACATTCCGGCGGCCGATCTCAAGGCCCTGGTGGCGAAGACCTACACGGCCGCCACCTATTGCTATGCCCGCCCCGGCCGCGACGCGGCGGACATCACGCCGCTGACCACACTGGAGCCCGGCTTCTCCCTGCTGGAGCTGTCCAACGGACCGACCCTGGCCTTCAAGGACATGGCGATGCAGTTGCTGGGCAACCTGTTCGAATACGTGCTGGACAAGCGCGGCGAGACGATCAACATCCTCGGCGCCACTTCCGGCGATACGGGCTCGGCGGCGGAATATGCGATGCACGGCAAGCACGGCGTGCGCGTCTTCATGCTCTCGCCGGACGGCAAGATGAGCGCCTTCCAGCGCGCCCAGATGTATTCGCTGCAGGATGGGAACATCCACAACATCGCCGTGCGCGGCATGTTCGACGACGCCCAGGACATCGTCAAGGCGGTGTCCAACGACGCCGCCTTCAAGGCCCGGTACAAGATCGGCGCGGTCAATTCGATCAACTGGGCGCGGGTTGCGGCGCAGATCGTCTACTACTTCAAGGGCTACTTCGAGGCGACCCGGTCCAATGACGAGCAGGTGGCGTTCTGCGTGCCCTCGGGCAACTTCGGCAACATCTGCGCCGGCCACGTCGCCCGCCAGATGGGCCTGCCCATCGCCCGCCTGGTGCTGGCGACCAACGAGAACGACGTGCTCGACGAGTTCTTCCGCACCGGCGTGTATCGTCCGCGCAAGACCGCCGAGACCCACGTTACGTCCAGCCCGTCGATGGACATTTCCAAGGCGTCCAACTTCGAGCGTTTCGTCTTCGACCTGGTGGGCCGCGATCCCGCCGTGGTGCGGGAGCTATGGGCCCAGGTGGATGGCGGCGGCGCCTTCGACCTGCGCGGTACGCCGCACTGGGCGCGCCTGCCGGCGTTCCATTTCGCCTCCGGCAGCAGCAGCCATGCCGACCGGCTGGCGACGATCCGCAGCGTCTGGGAGAAGTACGGCGTGATGATCGACACCCACACCGCCGACGGCGTCAAGGTGGCGCTGGCGCACCGCGAGGCCGGCGTGCCGATGGTGGTGCTGGAGACCGCCCAGGCGGTGAAGTTCGCCGAGACCATCCGCGAGGCCCTGGGCCGCGATCCCCTGCGTCCGGCCGCCCTGGAAGGGCTGGAGAAGCTGCCCCAGCGCGTCGAGGTGATGGACGCCGACACCGGCGCGATCAAGGACTTCATCGTCCGCCACTGCTGA
- a CDS encoding SAM-dependent methyltransferase, whose product MAGIDQEQVWSARYDAAGEEYLFGTAPNAFLQRQAERLKPGLSALSVADGEGRNSVWLAEEGLAVTAVEISPVALHKARRLAVSRHVTVDFIQADLLRWDWPVAAFDVVAAIFIQFVGPAERDALFARLKDALKPGGLLLLQGYTPKQLEYGTGGPSAVENLYTEELLRHAFGDFELLELRSHEALLEEGSAHRGMSAVIDLVARKPG is encoded by the coding sequence GTGGCCGGCATCGATCAGGAACAGGTCTGGAGCGCCCGCTACGACGCGGCGGGCGAGGAGTACCTGTTCGGCACCGCGCCCAACGCATTTTTGCAGCGCCAGGCCGAGCGTCTGAAGCCAGGCCTCTCGGCCCTGTCGGTGGCCGACGGCGAGGGACGCAACAGCGTCTGGCTGGCGGAGGAAGGGCTGGCGGTGACCGCGGTGGAGATTTCTCCGGTGGCGCTGCACAAGGCCCGCCGGCTTGCGGTGAGCCGGCACGTGACGGTCGATTTCATCCAGGCCGACCTGCTGCGCTGGGACTGGCCGGTGGCGGCCTTCGACGTCGTGGCGGCGATTTTCATCCAGTTCGTCGGTCCCGCCGAGCGGGACGCGCTCTTCGCCCGGCTCAAGGACGCCCTCAAGCCCGGCGGCCTGCTGCTGCTTCAGGGCTACACGCCGAAGCAGCTGGAATACGGCACCGGCGGCCCGTCGGCGGTCGAGAATCTGTACACCGAGGAATTGCTGCGGCACGCCTTCGGGGATTTCGAACTGCTCGAATTGCGCAGCCACGAGGCGCTGCTGGAGGAAGGCAGCGCCCATCGCGGCATGTCGGCGGTGATCGACCTGGTGGCGCGCAAGCCCGGCTGA
- the hypF gene encoding carbamoyltransferase HypF: MTQPSMAQARRIRVRGLVQGVGFRPFVWHLARELALTGWVRNDGEGVDILAEGTPAALDALAQRLRGEAPPLARVDAVTMHAETPAGHAEFRILDSGAGPGRTAIGADVAVCGDCLAELFDPAGRRWRHPFITCTHCGPRHSLTRRLPYDRRNTSMADFPLCGDCGREYAEPADRRFHAETICCPACGPRLTFTDTGGAELAGDAVAACLARLLAGDVVAIKGLGGFHLACDARNAEAVARLRLRKAREQKPFALMAANAASLAPWVALDAAAQALLEAPERPIVLSPKISAAGGAGAEAPLDGLAPGLAELGAMLPYTPLHYLLFHEAAGRPVGTDWLQQLHPLLLVMTSANPGGEPLVIDNREALTRLAGIADAFLLHDRDILVRCDDSVTRASPPVFVRRGRGYTPKAIRLPRAGPSVLALGGWFKNTVCATRGDEAFVSQHLGDLENAAACGFHEEATAHLLSILELEPEIVAHDLHPDFHSTRFAQAFAAQRGIPTLAVQHHQAHLAAVAAEHGHAGPLLGLALDGVGLGSDGQPWGGELLFLEGTAFSRLGHLATLPLPGGDRAAREPWRMGAAVLHRLGRTDEIPRRFPDRPLAPALAALLAGGGRGTETSSLGRVFDAAAALLGVALDSGFEGHAAMLLESRASAHGPASPWDGAWRIAADGTLDLLPLLARLADWRGGVDEAAARFHASLAAALAQWATHAARERNTSVVALAGGCLLNRVLALELCRRLESAGLTVLTARQLPPGDGGLSLGQAWVALQTLES, translated from the coding sequence ATGACGCAACCGTCCATGGCGCAGGCACGGCGCATCCGCGTCCGCGGCCTGGTGCAGGGCGTCGGCTTCCGTCCTTTCGTCTGGCATCTGGCGCGGGAATTGGCGCTGACCGGCTGGGTGCGCAACGACGGCGAGGGCGTCGACATCCTGGCCGAAGGTACGCCCGCCGCGCTGGATGCGCTGGCGCAGCGGCTGCGCGGCGAGGCGCCGCCGCTGGCCCGGGTGGATGCGGTGACGATGCACGCCGAGACGCCGGCCGGCCACGCCGAGTTCCGCATCCTGGACAGCGGCGCGGGTCCGGGGCGGACCGCGATCGGCGCCGACGTGGCGGTCTGTGGCGACTGCCTGGCCGAGCTGTTCGATCCCGCCGGCCGCCGCTGGCGCCATCCGTTCATCACCTGCACCCACTGCGGTCCGCGCCACAGCCTGACGCGCCGGCTGCCTTACGACCGGCGCAACACCAGCATGGCGGATTTTCCCCTCTGCGGGGACTGTGGCCGCGAGTACGCCGAGCCGGCCGACCGCCGCTTCCATGCCGAGACCATCTGCTGTCCCGCCTGCGGGCCGCGCCTGACATTCACCGATACGGGCGGCGCGGAGCTGGCCGGGGATGCCGTCGCCGCCTGCCTGGCTCGTCTGCTCGCGGGGGACGTCGTCGCCATCAAGGGCCTGGGCGGCTTCCATCTGGCCTGCGACGCCCGCAATGCCGAGGCCGTGGCGCGGCTGAGGCTGCGCAAAGCGCGCGAGCAGAAGCCTTTCGCGCTGATGGCGGCGAACGCCGCCTCGCTCGCACCCTGGGTGGCGCTGGACGCCGCAGCCCAGGCGTTACTGGAAGCGCCGGAGCGGCCGATCGTGTTGTCGCCCAAGATATCGGCCGCCGGCGGGGCAGGCGCTGAGGCACCTCTGGACGGGCTGGCCCCCGGCCTGGCCGAGCTGGGGGCGATGCTGCCCTATACGCCGCTCCACTACCTGCTGTTCCACGAAGCGGCGGGGCGCCCGGTGGGTACTGACTGGTTGCAGCAGCTCCACCCGCTGCTGCTGGTGATGACCAGCGCCAATCCCGGCGGCGAGCCGCTGGTGATCGACAACCGGGAGGCGCTGACCCGCCTGGCGGGCATCGCCGACGCCTTCCTGCTCCATGACCGGGACATCCTGGTGCGCTGCGACGACAGCGTGACGCGCGCGTCGCCGCCGGTCTTCGTGCGTCGTGGCCGTGGATACACGCCCAAGGCCATCCGCCTGCCGCGCGCCGGTCCGAGCGTGCTGGCCCTGGGCGGCTGGTTCAAGAACACGGTCTGCGCGACGCGGGGCGACGAGGCCTTCGTCTCGCAGCATCTGGGTGATCTGGAGAATGCCGCCGCCTGCGGCTTTCATGAAGAGGCAACGGCCCATCTGCTGTCCATCCTGGAACTGGAACCGGAGATCGTCGCCCATGACCTGCATCCGGACTTCCATTCCACCCGCTTCGCCCAGGCCTTCGCCGCGCAGCGGGGCATCCCCACGCTGGCCGTGCAGCACCATCAGGCCCATCTCGCCGCCGTCGCCGCCGAGCATGGCCATGCCGGCCCGCTGCTGGGGCTGGCGCTGGACGGCGTGGGGCTGGGAAGCGACGGCCAGCCCTGGGGCGGCGAGCTGTTGTTCCTGGAGGGGACCGCCTTTTCCCGCCTGGGCCATTTGGCGACCCTGCCCCTGCCCGGCGGCGACCGCGCGGCCCGCGAGCCCTGGCGCATGGGCGCGGCCGTCCTGCATCGGCTGGGGCGGACCGACGAGATTCCGCGCCGTTTCCCCGATCGGCCCCTGGCGCCGGCGCTGGCGGCCCTGCTGGCGGGTGGTGGGCGGGGCACGGAAACCTCCAGCCTGGGGCGTGTCTTCGATGCCGCCGCCGCCTTGCTGGGGGTGGCGCTGGATTCCGGTTTCGAGGGCCATGCCGCGATGCTGCTGGAGTCGCGGGCCAGCGCCCATGGCCCGGCGTCGCCCTGGGACGGGGCCTGGCGCATCGCGGCCGACGGCACCCTGGATCTGCTGCCGCTCCTGGCCCGGCTGGCCGACTGGCGGGGTGGAGTGGATGAGGCGGCGGCGCGTTTTCACGCCAGCCTGGCGGCGGCGCTGGCACAATGGGCGACCCATGCCGCCCGGGAAAGAAATACTTCAGTCGTGGCCCTGGCCGGCGGCTGCCTGCTCAACCGCGTTCTCGCCCTGGAACTGTGCCGCCGCCTGGAGTCCGCCGGGCTGACGGTACTGACGGCCCGCCAGTTGCCGCCAGGCGATGGCGGGCTTTCCCTGGGGCAGGCGTGGGTGGCGCTGCAAACTTTGGAGTCCTGA
- a CDS encoding HypC/HybG/HupF family hydrogenase formation chaperone has product MCLAMPVRVVEIVGEGMAVVDLNGVRKEVSLALVDDVAVGDYVILHVGHALQKLDVEEAERTLALFAEMARLDTIP; this is encoded by the coding sequence ATGTGTCTGGCAATGCCGGTGCGGGTGGTGGAGATCGTCGGGGAGGGGATGGCCGTGGTGGATCTGAACGGCGTCCGCAAGGAGGTTTCGCTGGCTTTGGTGGATGACGTCGCCGTCGGCGACTACGTCATCCTGCATGTCGGCCATGCGCTGCAAAAACTCGACGTCGAGGAGGCGGAGCGCACCCTGGCGCTGTTTGCCGAGATGGCGCGTCTCGATACGATACCCTGA
- a CDS encoding group II truncated hemoglobin yields MNVPAPNPSVPPYEILGGEAGLRRLVHRFYQLMDTLPEAWEIRRLHPESLAGSEEKLFMYLSGYLGGPSLFIEKFGHPRLRARHLPFGIGVAERDQWLMCMRHALDEEDADPALKEALFKALSGLADHMRNQPETGD; encoded by the coding sequence ATGAATGTACCCGCCCCGAACCCCTCCGTCCCCCCTTACGAAATCCTAGGCGGCGAAGCCGGCCTGCGCCGGCTGGTCCATCGCTTCTACCAACTGATGGACACGCTGCCCGAAGCCTGGGAAATCCGCCGCCTGCATCCGGAAAGCCTGGCGGGCTCCGAGGAAAAACTCTTCATGTACCTCTCCGGCTATCTTGGCGGCCCCAGCCTGTTCATCGAGAAATTCGGCCACCCGCGCTTGCGGGCCCGCCATCTGCCGTTCGGCATCGGCGTCGCCGAACGCGATCAATGGCTGATGTGCATGCGCCATGCGCTTGACGAAGAGGATGCCGACCCGGCGCTGAAGGAGGCCCTGTTCAAGGCGCTGTCCGGACTTGCCGACCACATGCGCAACCAGCCCGAAACCGGAGACTAG
- the hypA gene encoding hydrogenase maturation nickel metallochaperone HypA gives MHEMSLAEGVLGLIEDAARREGFSRVLAVWVEVGRLAAVEPEALRFCFDAVTAGTLADGARLEIIDLPGQAWCWQCNESVAPMDDEGSCPRCGGYGLQVTGGDQMRVKELEVE, from the coding sequence ATGCATGAGATGTCGCTCGCCGAAGGCGTGCTGGGGCTGATCGAGGATGCCGCGCGGCGCGAGGGTTTTTCCCGGGTACTCGCGGTCTGGGTGGAGGTCGGGCGCCTGGCCGCGGTGGAGCCCGAGGCGCTGAGGTTCTGTTTCGACGCGGTGACCGCCGGCACGCTGGCGGATGGCGCGCGGCTGGAGATCATCGATCTGCCGGGGCAGGCGTGGTGCTGGCAATGCAACGAGAGCGTCGCACCGATGGACGACGAGGGCAGCTGTCCCCGCTGCGGGGGCTATGGCCTGCAGGTGACCGGCGGCGACCAGATGCGGGTCAAGGAACTGGAAGTGGAGTAG